The region GTGCTGCGGTGAGGGCGGAGGGTCCGGGGATGGCGATGATGGAAACTTCCGCGCCAAGCGAGGTACGGATAGCAGCCACAAGCTTAGCGCCGGGATCCGAGATCGCAGGCGTCCCGGCGTCCGAGACGAGCGCTAAATTCTTTCCTTCTTTCAAAAGCTCGACGATCTTCTCTTCTTTGGCCTCATCGGAATTCGAATGATATGAGAGCGTCGGCGTATGGATATCGTAATGAGAGAGGAGCTTGCGGGTGAGCCGCGTATCCTCGCAGAGGATCATGTCAACTTCTTTCAATATGCGAAGCGCGCGCGGAGAAACATCTTCTAAATTCCCGATCGGTGTCGCAACGACGGAGAGAGTAGCCATAGATTTATGAAAGTATAGCTTCACCTACCTTGTGCGCCTCGCCAGCGCCAAGCGTAAGTACAAGATCAGAGGGACCAAGCGTGCTCTTGAGATATTCTTCCGCTTCAATGAAGGAAAGCGGAGAAACTTTGACTCCGCGCTTTCCGAGTTCGTCAGCGAGCATCTCGGAAGAGGTGGACCCGTCATCCTGCTCGCGCGCGGCATAGATCGGGAGCACAATCACTTCGTTGGCATCCCCGAAGCTCTCCGCGAATTCCGGAAGCAGGAGCCGCGTACGGCTATAGAGGTGCGGCTGGAAGACCGCCACAATGCGGCGATCCGGATACTTCTCCCGCGTACCTTCGAGCGCCGCTCGTACCTTAGGAGGGTTGTGCGCGTAATCGTCATAGACAAAGGCTCCCGCAGGAGTCTCACCCTTATACTCGAAGCGCCGTGCGGTACCTTCAAAGGAAGCGAGTGCGGGCAATACCACATCGTCTTTCACTCCTACAGTTCGCGCGGCAGAGAGTGCAGCCTTAGCATTCGCGATATTGTGTTTGCCTGGGAGCTTGAGCTGCGGGATTTCCCCCGCTTCAGCATAATTGACGACCGTAGCCCTGAGCCCCTCAATGACAGGAAACAGATGGGGGTTCGCCGTATCGCAGACGACGAAGCCGTCTTCAGGCACTTTGAGCGCAAGTTCGCGGAAGGCGCTCTGGATATCTTCAAGATCCCTGTAGTAATCGAGGTGATCCCGATCAATGTTGGTGATGACCAGCACCTGCGGAGAGAAGTAGAGGAAGTGCCTCATGTATTCGTCCGCCTCCACCACGAAATATTTTCCACCGCCTGGGCGGAAATTACTCTTGGTCTTGACGCGCAGCGATCCCACAACTGCCGTAGGATCAAGCTTTGCCTCCTCCAATATATCGGTAAGCATGGCAGTCGTGGTCGTCTTGCCGTGAGTACCCGCGACGGCAAAGAGGTAATACCCACGGGTCGCTTTCCCAAGGGCTTCGAAATATGAGAGCGTGGGCACGCCGCGCGAGCGCGCTTCTTCAAGCACCGCCGGATGCTTGGTGAGCCAGGCGTCGCTATATATGTAGCAATCGGCGGAAGGGAGCGCCTTGGGATCTAGGTCAAGGGAGATGGAGACTCCCTGAGCACGGAGCTCATCAAGCGTCGCCGCGCTTTCGTTATCCTCCGTGCCGGAGATCACACGACCCTCGTGATGCAGGAGCCGTGCGAGCGCGGAGATACCGATCCCTCCGATGCCAATGAGGTGTATCCGCTTCGCCTGTGTGAGAGATTCTTCCACGGAAAGGAGTATAGCAAATGACCCTACTTGAGCGCCCTGATGAGCTTCAGGAACTTCTCTCCCCTATCGTATTCATTCTGGAAGAGACCGAAGGACGCAAAAGCCGGACTGAAGAGGATGACGTCCCCCTTCTCAGTGGCATCGAAGGCTTCGCGTATCGCCCCCGAGAGATTGGTTACTCGCACAACCTTCTTTTCAAGCACCGCAGAAAGCACCAGCTTATCCGTCCCCGTTCCCGGCAGGAGGATTATCTTCTTCGTATGCTTCGGCAGGACCAAGAGGAGCTTACTCATATCGAGCTCCTTGTCCGCCCCGCCCATGATGAGGATGGGTTTCTGTGGGGCGAGAGCGGCGAGCGCTGCACGAGTCGCATCCGGCGTAGTGGCGTTGGTGTCGTTGTACACTTTGACCCCGCGCACCTCGCGCACGAATTCGAGGCGTCCCGGAAGACCGATGAAATTAGCCAGCGTCTCTCGCATCACATTCTCCGGCACGCCGAGCGCGCGGACAGCTTCCACAGCAAGCGCTGCGTTCTCCCGGTTGTGCTCCCCGGGAATAGCGAGTTTGAAGGAAGGCGGTAGCTCCGAAGGAAGGATCAGCTTCCCCTTCCACTCATGCTCCTTAACGATGGTACGGATCTGCTTGGCAATCCCGCGGCCCGCCACCAGTACACCCCCTTTATCCTGATGCAGGAAGATCTGCGCCTTGTCCTTGAAATATTGCTCCGGGTCGCTCTTGTAGTAGTTGCGGTGATCCTCGAGCAGATTGCTGAAGACGGCGACCTGGGGAGAGATCCTGGCTTCGCCAAAGCCCTGGAGCTGCCAGGAGTCGAGCTCAAGGACGGTAATATCGCCCGGCTTCACCTTGGGTAAAAGACCCAGAGTAGAGACGCCACGGACATTGCCGCCGAGGTGCACTTTTTTTCCTGAGGCCTTGAGCATCTCATACACCAGATGCGTGATGGTGGATTTTCCGCGAGTGCCGGTGACACCCACGATCGGCCCTGGTGCAAAGCGCGCGAAGAGTGAGGCACTCATCTCCACTGGTATCCCCTGCGCATGCGCTTCCGCGATGTAGGGAGAATGGAGCGGCACACCGGCATTCTTCACCACCAAATCAACGTTATGAAAATCTGCGATATCATGCTTCCCCAGGACATAGCGGATGTCTTTGTATTTCTTGAGCTTCGTAAGCGAAGGGCGAAGTTCCTCCTCGCTCTTGAGATCGGTCACCGTGAGCACAGCTCCGCACTTGGCCAGGAACTCAGCATCCCCTGCACCGCGGCCGAGAAGGCCTAGGCCCATGAGGGTAATGCGCTTCCCTTTGAAAAACGATTTATAGTCCGCAGGATTCATAGGAGACACTATATCCACCATACGGCTCTTTGCCCAGACCAGCCTCGTTAAACGGGATTGACTTTGCGCTGGCTGCGGAGTTATGGTGAAGCTTGGCCTTCCTGTTTTTCTGTGAACCGGGGCCAACGTGTAACCATAGACTTCTAGCTTAGGGGACTAAAACGATGAGTGGTCTGGACAAACCTCTGGTCGCACATCCACTGGAACTCGGCGATAACGGCGCACCTCTTCCCTTCGGAAGAGAACGCGGGCCACGAGACGAAGGCGAAAAGATCCCTCCTCCCTATGGAGATGATCTTGTCGTCCAAAATTGTCTCTTGGCTAAGACCAAGAAGCCGTAGAGCTAGGAACACAACCGGGGGCGAGGGTTCAGCGCAACCCTTGCCCCGGAAGGTAACGGCGTCCGATGAGGACGGCCGTTTTTTAATTTCGTCGCATGAACACGAAGAGGATACCCCAAGAGAGGAAAATGAGGGCGGAACCCGCGAGGAACGGAGCGTTCAAGCCGAGGAATCCACCGCCAAGACCGGCGGCCACCGGGATCACTCCCTGAGCGAGCGCCATGAGGGAGCCATTGATGCCGAGTGCTGCTCCCTGCCGGTCCGCAGAGACGCTCTTTGAGACGAGCGCGCTCATGTTGGCCATAGTGAGACCTTGCGGGATAGCGAAGAACGGCATGAGCACGAAGAGGTAGAGTGCTTCGGGCATGAAGGGATAAAGCGCGAGCATAGCCGCTACTGAGAAAATACTCACTTTCAGGATCTTCCTCTCTGCAAATTTTCCGGAGAGGATACGCAGGATCACGAGCTGAGTGAAGACGATCCAGAAGCCAGTAACAGCAAAGAAGGTGCCGACACCTTTCTCATCGAAGCCAAAGCGGTTTACCAAGAGGATGGAGATGAAGGAAGTGAAGAAAGCGAAGCCCGCCATATAGAGAAAGCTCGAGAGATATACTGGCCGGGCATCGTGATCATCGAACGCCGCCTTTATATTCTGAATCCCCTTCAGAATGTGGAAACTGCGCTTCTCAGCAGCAGGAGTGCGGCGTGTCTCCGGCAGGAAGAAATACAGGAAGAGGACGTTGAGGATGCCGAGCGCTCCTGCAAACCAGAACGGCGCAGACGCGCTATGAAAATACCCAGCGATCAATCCCCCGAGGAGCGGACCGAGGATGAAGCCGATGCCGAAAGCAGCCCCGGTGAGCCCGAAGTTCTTGGCCCGATCCTTGGGTTCGGTCACGTCCGCGATCGTCGCCTGCGCGATGCTGAAGTTCGCCCCCGCGATACCCGCCACGATACGGCTCACGATGAGGAGTGCGAGCGAAGCTGTCTCGACGCCGAAACCAAAGAGAAGCTGAGAAAGCGCAAGGACCGCGACGCCGGTAATAAGGAGTCGCTTGCGGCCATAGACGTCAGAGAGCTCGCCTAAGAGCGGCGCTGCGATGAATTGCATCAATCCGAACAAAGCAGTCACGAGCCCTGCAATGAGAAACTGCGCACTCTGCGAATAGCCCTGCAGAATAAAGTGCGAAGAAGCTGGATCGGTGAAGATGATCGGAATAATGGGAATGATCATCCCGATACCGATCATGTCGAGAAGCAGCGTGCCGAAGATAACGGGGAGGATTCTTTTTTGCATAAATAAAAAGCCTAAAGTTCTTGATTATGCACTTTGTGGGCGAGGGGAGACTCGAACTCCCAATCCCTTGCGGGAACTACGACCTGAACGTAGCGCGTCTACCAATTTCGCCACTCGCCCACAAAATCCACAATGACCCGCCCATACTAGCGGAAACCCCGATGTCGGACTAGCCCCGACTTTCAAAAGAACGAGAAACGAGAGAAACAGCAAGCAACATCAGAAGCGCGCTGATTGCCATCACCGGGAAGGTCACGTAACCGAATTCCTGGAAATAGATCTTGGAGCAATCGGGGCCATTCGCAGCACACGGAAGCAGAGAGAGATTGAAGGTCTGGAGAAGCCAGTGCGCCCCAGCGAAGAAGAGGCCGAAAACGGAGAGCGGGAGCGTGTAGCGCCAGATCCCGTTATCTCTCCGAAGCCAGGCAATGAAGAAGAGGACCACCTGCGGATAGATGAAGATGCGCTGCCACCAGCAGAGCGTGCATGGCTCGAAACCGACGATCTCTGAATAGTAGAGACTCAAGACGAAGGAGAAGAGAGCGATGAGTGCCCCCCAGAGGAGCATGGGCCGCACGAGCGAGGCAGGCAGATAATCCTGCGGATATTTCCCGAATAGCATCCCCGCAAATACTGCGACAAGCGCGATGTCCGCCACAACAGTAGCGAAAGAGAGGATCGTGGTGATGAGAGCTGCGTTCTCTGCCATAAGGACTTAATTGGAAGCAGGCAGCGGACATCCTGTCTTCTCGGCAAGGATGGCAGGAGTAAGCGTCTCAGCATCCCTCGTGCCGTCCGCGAATTGCCAGGTAGGATAGCCGGTAACGCCAGCATCCGTGCAGACCTTGAGCTGCCCCTTGCCGTTCGGCGTGGAGCACTCCACATACGGGAGAAGCTTGGCCGACTTGGCACCGAAGAGCGCCTTCTGCTCCTTGCAGTGCGGGCACCAGAACGCTCCATAGAAGGTCACCCCTTTCTCCTTGAGACACAAGGCAAGGCCGTCATACTGTCCCGGCGTGCGGGCATCGATGACGTACCAGGCTAGGAGTCCTCCGATGATGAGAACGGTGATAACGCCCCATACCCATTTAGCGGTTCGGTTCATAGGAAACATCCTAACATGCCGAATGACTCCTTAGGAAAGAGCATCTCCACTCAAGCCGACCATTTGGAAAATGAGCTGACAATGGTTCCGTATACCGGCAAGGAGGGCAGCCACGTACCAGGGAGCTGTACAGGAGAGGAGGTGTAATTGGCATTTCCAAAGCCTAGCTTGCCATTCAACCCATGCCCCCAAAGCCACAATGAACCATCGGCTTTTAAAGCAGATGTATGAAAATTCGCTGCAAAAACAGAAACCCAGGTGCCCGCAAGCTGCACTGGAGAAGAACGGTCAATAGTATCCCCGAGCCCCAAGCGACCACTCGCACCAGTGCCCCAGATCCACAGAGAACCATCGTCTTTAATGGAAGCTGTGTGATTTGCTCCAGCGGCCACCATACTCCACGAGCCAGATATCTGCACCGGAGAAGAACGGTCAGCAGTATCAGCAAGACCGAGCTTCCCAAGCGCTCCAGCTCCCCAGACCCACAGAGAGTTATCAGGTCTTAAGGCAGCACCGAACGCGCCGCCAAGTTCTACGATTTTCCATGTTCCAGCGAGCTGCGCTGGAGAGGAGCGATTCAAAGTATTTCCAAGACCCTGTCTCGCGTTAGTACCCGCACCCCACACCCACAACGTTCCGTCCGATCTCACACTTGAGCCGAAGGCGATGCCAAGAGATACGCTTTTCCAAGTCCCCGCGATCTGCACCGGAGAAGAGTGGTCTATTATGACCCCAAGACCGTGTCGTCCGCTTGTGCCATTACCCCATCCCCAGAGCGAGCCGTCTGGCTTCAGCGCGATTGAATGGGTGTTACCAAGAGAAGCGGCACTCCATGTACCAGTGATCTGCGTGGGAGAGGAGCGATCAAGAGTATCTCCAAGACCGTTCCTCCCGTTGGCAGCAGCCCCCCATAGCCACATGGAAGCATCTGGTCGAAAACCGATGGAGTGAGCGTTACCGAGCGTTATCGCGCTCCAAGTGCCCGCAAGTTGCACTGGAGAGGAGCGGTCGGCCGTATCTCCAAGACCCATCCGGCCACTGGAACCCGCGCCCCATATAAAAAGATTGGGACCGATATCCTTAGCGGCAGCCTGAGAATTGAAGGACAACCGATCCGACAGCATGTCTCTGAATTATTCCACCCTTTCCTGACGTCAACAACCAGAGAAGGGCAGGGGTTCCTAGGAGTTAAGCGAAAAAATTCTCCAAGATCTTGTGATATTCAGGAAAAAGCGTGATTTCCTTAAGATCTTCCTTCCCTATCCAGCGAACCTCAGCAATCTCCCCATCGTCAAAAGAAAACTGAGTGCTTTCATCCAGAGAACCTCGGAAGGCAATCGCCACAGTTTGAAGACCGGTCTTTCGCTTGATGAAAGTCCCTGCCCAGATTACTTCCCCTATGGTGGGTTCTACCCCTATCTCCTCGCGGATCTCCCGAGCTAGGCCAATCTCCAAAGTCTCCCCCGCATTCAAGACTCCCCCAGGAAGATCCCAGAAATCCTGGTCATGCGCGTTCCGACAGACCACTACTTTCCCGTTCGGAGAAACCAAGACCCCTTTGCACGATACCTTGCCAACAAAATGCTCTTCTCCTTCTTTCATATGGTGCGAGTGGAAGGAATCGGACCTTCGACCTTTTCATTATCAGTGAAATGCTCTACCACTGAGCTACACTCGCTTGTCGGAGGAATATAACAGAAAGGAGGGTAGGTGACAATTGAACCCAAGGAGGGATTCTTGGTTATCCACCCCTTGTGCTCAGGGCCACGGAATGTATGATAAGCGGCGTTACCAATTTTTTAGCCTCCTTCAAACAGACGGTCACCGACGTACTGGAGACGGAACGAGCGGAGGAAAATTCTCTAAGAGGAAATGGATCACCCCCCACAGAAGGAATACGAGACGGAGGTCGTCGAGTACCCTTGGATACCAAGCACTACTAAGAACCGCCAGCAGAAAAAAAGCCTCAAAAGCTCCCCTATCGCCGCGCCGGATAAACTGTCACGACTGATCGCAGAGCAGAATCCCCAGACGCCCTTCCTGGCTGTCGACCTGGATGTCATCGCCGCCAACTACAGATCCCTCCGCACCAACCTGCCGAAAGCGGAGGTCTTTTACGCAGTGAAAGCCAACCCAGAGCCAGAGGTGGTCCGTCTCCTCGTAGGACTCGGCTCCTCCTTCGACGTCGCGAGCCCTGCCGAGATAGAGCTCGTCCTCGGAGCCGGCGCAGAGGCGAACCAGGTCTCCTACGGCAACACCATCAAGAAGGAGCGCGATATCGCCTTCGCCTACGAGCAAGGCGTCCGCCTCTTCGCCTTCGATTCCGAAGAGGAACTCCTGAAGATCGCGCGAGTGGCCCCGAGATCCAAAGTCTTTTGTCGGATACTCACCAGCAATGAAGGCGCAGAGTGGCCGCTCTCACGCAAATTCGGCTGCGAGATAAGTATGGCCCGCGATCTCCTCATCAAAGCGCAGGAACTCGGCTTAGAGCCGCACGGAGTTTCCTTCCACGTAGGCTCACAGCAGACTCGTCTGGATCAGTGGGATACGCCACTCCGCGAAGCCTCTGAACTATTCACCTCGCTCAAAGAGGCTGGTATCACCCTCTCCATGGTCAACATCGGCGGAGGACTCCCTGCACACTACCAGAACGACATCGAACCAGTAGAGGCCTATGCCGCCGCGATCTCTGATGCGATGACGAAGTCTTTCAGGACAGAGCAGCCGCAGATGATCATCGAGCCAGGTCGCTCGCTCGTCGGCGACTCCGGCACTATCGAGACAGAGATCGTCCTTATATCTAAGAAGTCCTACACAGACGATGTCCGCTGGGTCTACCTCGATATCGGAAAATTCGGGGGTCTCGCCGAGACGCACGACGAAGCCATCAAATACCGCATCGAAGTGATCGGGCGCAGCGGCCCCACCGCCCCCGTGATCCTCGCCGGTCCCTCCTGCGATTCCGTAGATATCCTCTACGAGAAGTTCCAGTATCAGCTGCCGCTCTCGATGAGGGTGGGTGACCGCATCCGCATCCATGCGACCGGTGCATATACCTCGAGCTATTCCTCCGTCGGCTTCAACGGCTTTGCGCCGCTGCCCACCTATTGCATCTAGAGAATAGCAGGAATAGACTGCCACCAGACCAAAGTAGGTCTGGTGGCAGTTTTGCAATCCTTCAACCTTAGAGCAGGGGCACATGCCAATCAAACGGATTAACGGACGCACCACTCAATACAAGGGACGCTCCAGACAGGCACGCCCTGGAACATCCCGGGCCCTTAGGACCCAAGAGCAAGACCAAGAGGTAACCCCGAGCGACAAGGTCGCATGGACGGCCAAGCCGCCTGCAAAAGAGACCAGCCGTCCTTCTGCACAAGCGAGCGCTCGTGCCGCGCGCGATCTCCTCGACAAGAAGGCTGCTGCGCGAGCTGCTGCCAGAACCTCCACCACCTGACCGATACAACCCCGCCCGCCGTTCCTCAGAACGGCGGGCGGCGATTCGTTTACATACAAAAACAAAAGACCCCCTTGCTCTGCTGCGCGGAGTTGCGCGCAGCAGAGCAAGATGGGTCCGAGATCAGACGAGGAGAGACCGGAGCCAGGGATAGATATTCATCCATCCGTGAAGCCAGGGATAGTACTCGCTGTCAGCGAGAAACGTACCGATGCTGGCGGCGAAATAAAGCAGAAGAAGGAGAGCGAGGAAGGTGCGAATGTTGCCGTTACCAACGCATTCACCCTCGAGGTAGGCCCGTGAGTGGTTCTTGACCACTTCAAAGTCGATAAGCTTCGAATCGGAGTTTGCCACGGTGTTCCCCCTTCGGAACGTTAAGCTGTTTTAACTATACACACAATATACATATCTGTCAACCCCCTCTCAAACAAAGCAAAAACCACCCTTTTGGGGTGGTTTTTGCGAGTATTACTATCCTTTCTTTTGTTCCGTTCTAACCGTCCTTTCCCGGTACGGTGTCGGTCGCTCCAATTTAAGGTTTAAGAGCGATTACCTACTTCTTGCGAAGTATCGGCCGATCAGTCCTAGGCTTGCGCCCGGACATTTCAATTTGAATAATTCCACGAACAGCTTCCGCTACCCGTGCCTTGTTACGACTTACTCCCTGTCACCGAGCTTACCGTGATCCCGCTTGCGCGGGGCTTCGGGTATTCCCGGCTCCCTTGAGTTGACGGGCGGTGAGTACAAGACTTGAGAACGTATTCACCGCGGTATAGCTGACCCGCGATTACTAGCGATTCCGGCTTCATGGAGTCGAGTTGCAGACTCCAATCTGAATTGGGGCCACCTTTCTAAGGATTTGCTCCGGCTCGCGCCATTGCGTCCCGTTGTAGTGGCCATTGTATCACGTGTGTAGCCCAGGGTATCTAAGGGCATGCTGACCTGGCGTCATCCTCTCCTTCCTCCCCCGCAGCTACGCACCTTTCTTTTTAGAAAAGCTGCGCAATTGCGGGGGCAGTCTCGCCTGACACTTGAAACAGGCAACGAGGGTTGCGTTCGTTACCCCACTGAAGGGAACAGTTCAAACCACGAACTGACGACGGCCATGCACCACCTGTCTAGCCGCCCTTGTGAGGCGCTAAATCTTTCGGCTTAGCTTCGTCTAGATTTCTAACCCTGGTAAGGTTCTTCGTTTAACGTCGAATTAAACCACATGATCCACCGCTTGTGCAAGTCCCCGTCTATTCCTTTGAGTTTTAACCTTGCGGTCGTACTACCCAGGCGGTTTTCTTAACGCGTTAGCTTCGCCTCTCAGAGGGTCGATTCTCCGAAAAGCCAGAAAACAAAGTTTAGGGCGTGGACTACTGGGGTATCTAATCCCATTCGCTACCCACGCTTTCGTGTTTGAGTGTCAGAAATGCGCCAGCATGCTGCCTTCGCTTTCGGTGTTCCCCATAATATCAACGGATTTCACCCCTACACTATGAGTTCCGCATGCCTCTCGCACTCTCTAGTCGTACCGTTTCCCCCGCAGATCCAGGGTTGAGCCCCGGGTTTTAACAGAAGACTAATACGACCACCTACACACCCTTTACGCCCAATGATTCCGGATAACGCTTGGGGCCTCTGTATTACCGCTCCTGCTGGCACAGAGTTAGGAGCCCCTTATTCATGAGGTACCGTCAATTACTTCTTCCCTCATAAAAGACCTTTACGTCCCGAAGGACTTCATCAATCACGCGGCGTCGCTCCGTCAGGCTTGCGCCCATTGCGGAAGATTCTCGACTGCGGCCACCCGTAGGTGTATGGACCGTATCTCAGTTCCATCGGTGGGGGTCAGCCTCTCAGCTCCCCTAAGCGTCGTCGCCTTGGTAGGCCATTACCCTACCAACTAGCTGATACTGCGCAGGCTTCTCCAGAAGCGATAAATCTTTACTCTCGCGAGACTATCGGGAATTATCCTGCCTTTCGGCAGGTTATGCCCGACTTCTGGGTAAATTCCTACGTGTTACTACCTCGTCTGCCGTGGGTCTAACCCACTCGACTTGCATGCCTTATCCACGCCGCCAGCGTTCATCCTGAGCTAGGATCAAACTCTAATAAAAGAGATGTTGTCGCGATACAAAGCTTGCGCCTTGTATCGGGACACTATATCCGTTCGAACGGAACAAGAGAAAAGATAGTCTTTACTCATGCGTTTCGATGGTACTCAGGACTCCTGTTGATTAGACAGGATCCGAAATCATTTTTTGGAATAATTCTACTCCAACTTGCACAAGACCAATGTCTTGTTTGGCCCCTCGCAGCCGATGAGGGCGGAGGGGCTATGTCGTAACTTTTTCAAACATCAAGCCTCACCCATTCGTGAGGCAGGAATGCATTATACGCACGGGGAACCCTAAGTCAAGGAGCCCTGGAGGGCCCTTGACGAGGGGCTGAAATAAGGGCATTTTATGCCTCAGTCCCGTCCCCCACCGAGGTGATCCATGCGCCACTTCTCCCTGGCCATCTTGGCCTTCGTGGTTCTCGGTTTCCCCCCAAGCTCCGCAGGATGGATGTCGGTCCCAGAGGTCGAGGAGTGCAGTATCTTCGAAGTCGGCAGGACCGGCGTACTGCGGGCCGAACTCAATGAGACGACGAGGAAGAGGCGGGTATGCAGGATCCCCTGCCAAGCGGATCCCGCAATTCCAGCCTTCGCCCGCCACCCCGCCATCATCAAATTCGAGCCCAAAGAAGAAAGGTACTTCTTCAAGTGCGTACAAGAAGGGCCGATGAAGATTGAACGCTGAAGCAGAAAGCGCCTGACGACCCATCGTCAGGCGCTCCCCTTTTTATATACGAACACCGCCTACTTCCTCCGCTGCCACACTTCCGCAGTCACCAAGAGAGGCGACGCGATGAAGATCGAAGAGTAGGTACCTGCGATGATACCCACGAGGAGGGCGAGCGAGAAGTGCTGGGTAGAGTGGCTACCGAAGACATAGAGCGCCACGAGTGCAAGGACGGTGGTGAGGGAGGTATTGATAGAGCGAGCGAAGGTCTGGGAGATACTCTTCCCCACCGTCTCCTCGAAGGTCTCCCGGATACCCTTCTCGGAGTTACGACGCAGATTCTCACGCACGCGGTCGAAGACCACGATGGTGTCGTGGATGGAGAAACCGAGGATCACGAGGAGCGCAGTCACGAAGAGTGTATCCACTTCTGCACCCGTGTAGTGGCCGAGGACGGCGAAGAGGCCGACTGGGATGATCACGTCGTGCGCGAGGCCCACCACCGCCATGAGGCCGTACTTCCAAGAAGAGACAGGTGCAGAGACCTTGCGGAAGGCGAAAGCGATAAAGAGCACGATAGCGAGGATCACGAGCAGGATAGAGAAGAGCGCCTTAGTGCGAAGCTCCTTGCCCACGGTAGGCCCGATAGCATCAAAACGCGTCTCCGTGAGCGGCACCGTGCCCCCACGAGAAAGGACCGTCAGGGCATCCGCGTGGCCGCTACCCTCCAGGAAAGGAGTGCGCAAGATGAAGCCCTGCTCACCCGTCGGGCGCACTGAGTAGCCGCGGAAAGCGGGGTTCACATCGAGATCGAGCTTGATCACCTCGATATCCGGACGCTCGGCGGCATATTCCACCTCCATGATGGAACCGCCTTTAAAATCGATGCCGAAGTTGAGCCCGAAGACCGCCACCGCAGAGAGCGAAGCGACGAGGAGGAGCACCGAGAGGAGGTAGAAGGCTGCGCGGTGTTTAACGATGAACATATTATTTGTTGGAAAAGCCATTACCGAAGAGGAAGCGGACCGCGCCCTCGTTCTTACGGAGACCAAGGCCCAAGGAGAAGAGGAGCGTACGGGTCACAGTGATTGCGGTGAACATGGAGACGAGCACGCCGATGACGAAGACGAGGGCAAAGCCTTTAATGATCGGTGTGCCACCCATCCAGAAGAGGATGGCAGCCGTGATGATGCTTGAGAGGTTTGAATCCCTA is a window of Candidatus Parcubacteria bacterium DNA encoding:
- the secF gene encoding protein translocase subunit SecF; amino-acid sequence: MFIVKHRAAFYLLSVLLLVASLSAVAVFGLNFGIDFKGGSIMEVEYAAERPDIEVIKLDLDVNPAFRGYSVRPTGEQGFILRTPFLEGSGHADALTVLSRGGTVPLTETRFDAIGPTVGKELRTKALFSILLVILAIVLFIAFAFRKVSAPVSSWKYGLMAVVGLAHDVIIPVGLFAVLGHYTGAEVDTLFVTALLVILGFSIHDTIVVFDRVRENLRRNSEKGIRETFEETVGKSISQTFARSINTSLTTVLALVALYVFGSHSTQHFSLALLVGIIAGTYSSIFIASPLLVTAEVWQRRK